The following coding sequences lie in one Monomorium pharaonis isolate MP-MQ-018 chromosome 1, ASM1337386v2, whole genome shotgun sequence genomic window:
- the LOC105833021 gene encoding uncharacterized protein LOC105833021: MLRNLTTKWNSLKKIRTTMFRPLYNPRTYSERRRRTGTGRKRDIFEEKGAASEDEYFRRETARQLQELREKQEQLKEEKKNKKAKENDKATEKEK; this comes from the exons ATGCTGCGCAATCTTACTACAAAATGgaacagtttaaaaaaaattaggacGACAAT GTTTCGTCCATTGTATAATCCAAGAACTTATTCGGAAAGACGTCGAAGAACCGGCACTGGCCGAAAAAGAGACATTTTTGAAGAAAAGGGGGCGGCTAGTGAAGACGAATATTTCCGAAGGGAAACCGCGAGACAACTACAAGAGCTCAGAGAGAAGCAAGAGCAacttaaagaagaaaagaagaataaaaaagcaaaGGAAAATGATAAAGCaacggaaaaagaaaagtaa
- the LOC105833018 gene encoding glutamate receptor ionotropic, delta-1 isoform X3, which translates to MAYPTWLVFFGNETKLADFFLEIYVPFDCKFMVAQSSANVIGREIITEVYQVDKGKELRSMQFGVWDLRDGLKGPKRGLFSRRNNLFGQNIRVTSVHDPPISLLHHNEQNEIIRISGFFGDVILLLQEAINCTFTYKEAKTWGSCLPDGSCTGAVGMLINNDVDFAATEFMMTSDRLDAISFTTPIYTTKCRAYIKRPATSDLKWNAYTAPFSADIWGAIVLFIILFSGSIVFIQRLFAFLSPYLPDDEHSRFTEILFFIVGAFCSQGMKQSTLDPIRMVQLIIHLAAVVILAAYSAALISYLAVKTFVMPFTTMDGLLKDGTYRFGVVGDSSDFTFFQNTSDKTLRVLFDEVLMKETGLPSNYLDGLERVCKEDKYAFMTLDNMAALLQQKVDCKLEKLDAISQTTIAMALQPNSPYRGIINANILQLRDNGILQRLLETQWSVQLSRENAKSSWKSVEIGDIVPLLLFIVAILFISFFICAIERVIFKNFPNHRMKQEVNKPQQPKINMILRR; encoded by the exons ATGGCTTATCCCACTTGGCTGGTATTTTTCGGTAACGAGACCAAACTCGCAGATTTTTTCTTAGAGATTTATGTACCGTTTGACTGTAAGTTTATGGTGGCTCAGAGTAGCGCCAATGTAATCGGAAGAGAGATCATCACTGAAGTTTATCAAGTTGACAAAGGAAAAGAACTGCGATCAATGCAGTTCGGCGTATGGGATTTAAGGGATGGTCTGAAAGGTCCTAAACGTGGTTTATTTTCAAGaagaaataatctttttgGCCAAAATATACGTGTTACGTCGGTTCAC gaTCCTCCTATCAGTCTGCTTCATCATAATGAACAGAATGAGATAATAAGAATAAGTGGCTTTTTTGGGGATGTGATACTGCTTTTGCAGGAAGCAATAAATTGCAC ATTCACCTACAAGGAGGCCAAAACGTGGGGATCGTGTCTACCAGACGGTTCGTGTACAGGTGCTGTCGGGATGTTGATTAATAACGATGTCGACTTTGCGGCGACGGAGTTTATGATGACCTCGGATAGATTAGATGCTATCAGTTTTACAACGCCTATTTACACAACCAA ATGTCGTGCGTATATTAAAAGGCCTGCGACGTCCGATCTAAAATGGAATGCTTACACAGCACCGTTCTCCGCGGACATCTGGGGCGCCATCGTTTTATTCATCATACTTTTCAGTGGATCAATTGTGTTCATTCAGAGACTATTTGCATTTTTGTCCCCGTATCTTCCAGATGACGAACATTCAAGATTTAcagaaatcttattttttattgtaggAGCGTTTTGTAGTCAAG GTATGAAACAATCGACGTTGGATCCCATAAGAATGGTACAGTTGATAATTCATCTAGCGGCAGTTGTGATCTTAGCGGCGTATTCCGCTGCCTTGATTAGTTACCTTGCCgttaaaacttttgttatGCCCTTTACGACTATGGACGGTCTTTTGAAAGATGGAACTTATCGTTTCGGCGTGGTCGGTGACTCATCCGACTTTACTTTTTTCCAg AATACATCGGATAAAACATTGAGAGTGCTGTTCGATGAGGTATTAATGAAAGAAACTGGTTTGCCGAGTAATTATCTGGACGGTTTAGAGCGCGTTTGTAAGGAGGACAAATATGCCTTTATGACACTAGATAACATGGCAGCATTGCTGCAGCAGAAGGTAGACTGCAAGTTGGAGAAATTGGATGCCATCAGTCAGACCACCATAGCGATGGCTCTACAACCAAATAGCCCGTACCGTGGTATCATTAATGCAAA TATTCTTCAATTAAGGGACAATGGAATTTTGCAGCGTTTGTTGGAGACACAATGGTCGGTCCAGCTAAGCAGAGAGAAT gcaAAATCATCGTGGAAATCGGTGGAGATCGGCGACATAGTGCCATTGCTACTTTTTATAGTcgctatattatttattagctTTTTCATTTGCGCTATAGAACGCGTTATCTTCAAGAATTTTCCCAATCACCGAATGAAGCAAGAAGTAAATAAGCCACAGCAACCGAagataaatatgatattacgTCGCTAA
- the LOC105833023 gene encoding uncharacterized protein LOC105833023 isoform X2 has translation MSTKISLSEYHKELAEKYLLSMGKENACTVQNGKTEGKNEGKKKGLSLNTENHAAVRTTSVQNSCFGKLKFQIYHDSNDENVRSRSRVRKDVCRKEIRARQDNIELEKTIVATTEVAEAKIAPYSRIFTRRARSTSNSRNKIPLDKPIQVESNSKLFQNRRSYSETRRISLQRAQSVIDVKKARHLTDDVKKRTFASMQIWSEKMRKSHTGTVPKNITANVNNNNVYAKTKLRKRSDIRSMDLQSEMPQYQINNLNENIEQKAEDDPLKTVLKHVSNKITDFLQNCSYLTVQADTGVSSTSKETQDNNRAIVNKPINRDYSLNINCSIASVTPLEGSLLQPLTPTKDVPDTERDREKNAPRLTSRFLHENINAEQRRIIVKYIIRLGAHYQYPSHVIYQTVKLFNVAIDRIVVKVNDVQLLALACLWIILKREAPNKIPTATAILQLAKDLYTNQEKYLLMFEKKIFSVLKFNTRFADPFSLLSYYILNVNRDIQSNIIKPNNIVRLFFCGSYMIDISMLDESLCDIPTYVIAIAATELTLCLEYSSDVNMDGDWFRVWRSKQSLTEWEEQVMNSTKQIMIRDALKHDRTGSNVVYKKYMHSKYGGVTNFLYDKLKKIAV, from the exons ATGTCGACAAAGATTTCTTTGTCGGAATATCACAAAGAGTTAGCCGAGAAGTATCTTTTATCTATGGGTAAGGAAAATGCGTGTACTGTGCAAAATGGTAAAACCGAAGGCAAGAACGAAGGAAAGAAGAAAGGCTTATCGTTAAACACGGAAAATCATGCGGCCGTTCGTACGACGTCGGTGCAAAATTCTTGCTTTGGCAAATTAAAGTTCCAGATTTATCATGATAGCAATGACGAAAACGTTCGATCACGTTCGCGTGTGCGAAAAGATGTATGTAGAAAAGAGATCAGAGCAAGGCAAGATAACATAGAGCTTGAAAAGACAATTGTAGCGACGACTGAAGTAGCGGAAGCTAAAATTGCTCCTTATTCACGCATTTTTACACGCAG agcaCGTTCGACAAGTAATTCTCGAAATAAAATTCCTTTGGATAAACCGATTCAAGTAGAGTCGAATagcaaattatttcaaaaccgaag ATCTTATTCTGAAACCAGAAGGATTTCATTGCAACGCGCACAAAGTGTTATAGACGTTAAAAAAGCCAGACATTTAACGGATGACGTTAAAAAACGAACATTTGCGAGTATGCAAATATGGAGCGAGAAAATGAGGAAATCACATA cTGGTACTGTGCCCAAAAACATAACGGCCaatgtgaataataataatgtgtatGCTAAAACCAAATTACGAAAGCGCTCTGATATTAGATCCATGGATTTGCAATCCGAAATGCCACAATATCAGATAAATAATCTGAACGAAAATATTGAGCAAAAAGCGGAAGATGATCCTTTGAAAACTGTACTCAAACATGtatcaaacaaaattacagactttttacaaaattgttcaTATTTGACTGTACAAGCTGATACTGGCGTAAG ctcTACTTCTAAGGAAACTCAGGATAATAATCGAGCTATAGTAAATAAACCCATAAACCGTGATTATAGTTTGAACATAAATTGCTCTATTGCAAGCGTAACACCTTTAGAGGGTTCTCTTCTCCAGCCGTTGACTCCAACGAag GATGTACCAGATACCGAACGTGACAGAGAGAAGAATGCTCCGAGACTTACCTCTCGTTTtctacatgaaaatataaacgcAGAACAGAGAAGAATCATCGTGAAATATATCATTCGTCTTGGC GCACACTATCAGTACCCGTCGCATGTTATTTATCAGAcagttaaattgtttaatgtagCTATTGATCGAATTGTGGTAAAAGTAAATGATGTACAATTACTGGCTTTGGCGTGTCTCTGGATAATTCTTAAGCGAGAAGCACCTAATAAAATACCAAcg GCGACTGCAATACTGCAACTGGCGAAGGATTTATATACTAATCAGgagaaatatttgttaatgtttgAAAAGAAGATTTTTTCTGTTCTTAAGTTCAATACACGATTTGCTGATCCGTTTTCACTactttcatattatatattgaatgTAAATCGAGATATTcaatctaatattattaagccAAATAATATCGTACGCCTTTTCTTTTGCGGTAGTTATatg atcgATATATCTATGCTAGATGAAAGTTTATGTGATATTCCAACGTATGTGATAGCGATAGCTGCAACAGAGTTAACGCTTTGTTTAGAATATTCGAGTGATGTTAACATGGATGGAGACTGGTTCCGAGTTTGGAGATCCAAACAGTCACTTACAGA atggGAAGAACAAGTGATGAATTCTACAAAACAAATTATGATACGAGACGCCCTGAAACACGATAGGACTGGTTCAAATGTTGTTTATAAGAAATACATGCACAGCAAATACGGTGGGGTAACCAATTTTCTTTATGATAAACTGAAGAAAATCGCGGTTTAA
- the LOC105833023 gene encoding uncharacterized protein LOC105833023 isoform X1, which translates to MSTKISLSEYHKELAEKYLLSMGKENACTVQNGKTEGKNEGKKKGLSLNTENHAAVRTTSVQNSCFGKLKFQIYHDSNDENVRSRSRVRKDVCRKEIRARQDNIELEKTIVATTEVAEAKIAPYSRIFTRRARSTSNSRNKIPLDKPIQVESNSKLFQNRRSYSETRRISLQRAQSVIDVKKARHLTDDVKKRTFASMQIWSEKMRKSHTGTVPKNITANVNNNNVYAKTKLRKRSDIRSMDLQSEMPQYQINNLNENIEQKAEDDPLKTVLKHVSNKITDFLQNCSYLTVQADTGVSSTSKETQDNNRAIVNKPINRDYSLNINCSIASVTPLEGSLLQPLTPTKVRYVKCVTKEKALIKEDELDDYYTLYEVTCNIVRDYLQDVPDTERDREKNAPRLTSRFLHENINAEQRRIIVKYIIRLGAHYQYPSHVIYQTVKLFNVAIDRIVVKVNDVQLLALACLWIILKREAPNKIPTATAILQLAKDLYTNQEKYLLMFEKKIFSVLKFNTRFADPFSLLSYYILNVNRDIQSNIIKPNNIVRLFFCGSYMIDISMLDESLCDIPTYVIAIAATELTLCLEYSSDVNMDGDWFRVWRSKQSLTEWEEQVMNSTKQIMIRDALKHDRTGSNVVYKKYMHSKYGGVTNFLYDKLKKIAV; encoded by the exons ATGTCGACAAAGATTTCTTTGTCGGAATATCACAAAGAGTTAGCCGAGAAGTATCTTTTATCTATGGGTAAGGAAAATGCGTGTACTGTGCAAAATGGTAAAACCGAAGGCAAGAACGAAGGAAAGAAGAAAGGCTTATCGTTAAACACGGAAAATCATGCGGCCGTTCGTACGACGTCGGTGCAAAATTCTTGCTTTGGCAAATTAAAGTTCCAGATTTATCATGATAGCAATGACGAAAACGTTCGATCACGTTCGCGTGTGCGAAAAGATGTATGTAGAAAAGAGATCAGAGCAAGGCAAGATAACATAGAGCTTGAAAAGACAATTGTAGCGACGACTGAAGTAGCGGAAGCTAAAATTGCTCCTTATTCACGCATTTTTACACGCAG agcaCGTTCGACAAGTAATTCTCGAAATAAAATTCCTTTGGATAAACCGATTCAAGTAGAGTCGAATagcaaattatttcaaaaccgaag ATCTTATTCTGAAACCAGAAGGATTTCATTGCAACGCGCACAAAGTGTTATAGACGTTAAAAAAGCCAGACATTTAACGGATGACGTTAAAAAACGAACATTTGCGAGTATGCAAATATGGAGCGAGAAAATGAGGAAATCACATA cTGGTACTGTGCCCAAAAACATAACGGCCaatgtgaataataataatgtgtatGCTAAAACCAAATTACGAAAGCGCTCTGATATTAGATCCATGGATTTGCAATCCGAAATGCCACAATATCAGATAAATAATCTGAACGAAAATATTGAGCAAAAAGCGGAAGATGATCCTTTGAAAACTGTACTCAAACATGtatcaaacaaaattacagactttttacaaaattgttcaTATTTGACTGTACAAGCTGATACTGGCGTAAG ctcTACTTCTAAGGAAACTCAGGATAATAATCGAGCTATAGTAAATAAACCCATAAACCGTGATTATAGTTTGAACATAAATTGCTCTATTGCAAGCGTAACACCTTTAGAGGGTTCTCTTCTCCAGCCGTTGACTCCAACGAag GTGcgttatgtaaaatgtgtaaCGAAAGAGAAAGCATTGATCAAGGAGGATGAGCTTGATGATTACTACACATTGTACGAAGTTACTTGCAACATTGTACGCGATTATTTGCAGGATGTACCAGATACCGAACGTGACAGAGAGAAGAATGCTCCGAGACTTACCTCTCGTTTtctacatgaaaatataaacgcAGAACAGAGAAGAATCATCGTGAAATATATCATTCGTCTTGGC GCACACTATCAGTACCCGTCGCATGTTATTTATCAGAcagttaaattgtttaatgtagCTATTGATCGAATTGTGGTAAAAGTAAATGATGTACAATTACTGGCTTTGGCGTGTCTCTGGATAATTCTTAAGCGAGAAGCACCTAATAAAATACCAAcg GCGACTGCAATACTGCAACTGGCGAAGGATTTATATACTAATCAGgagaaatatttgttaatgtttgAAAAGAAGATTTTTTCTGTTCTTAAGTTCAATACACGATTTGCTGATCCGTTTTCACTactttcatattatatattgaatgTAAATCGAGATATTcaatctaatattattaagccAAATAATATCGTACGCCTTTTCTTTTGCGGTAGTTATatg atcgATATATCTATGCTAGATGAAAGTTTATGTGATATTCCAACGTATGTGATAGCGATAGCTGCAACAGAGTTAACGCTTTGTTTAGAATATTCGAGTGATGTTAACATGGATGGAGACTGGTTCCGAGTTTGGAGATCCAAACAGTCACTTACAGA atggGAAGAACAAGTGATGAATTCTACAAAACAAATTATGATACGAGACGCCCTGAAACACGATAGGACTGGTTCAAATGTTGTTTATAAGAAATACATGCACAGCAAATACGGTGGGGTAACCAATTTTCTTTATGATAAACTGAAGAAAATCGCGGTTTAA
- the LOC105833018 gene encoding glutamate receptor ionotropic, delta-1 isoform X2, translating to MLILHKYLSMTHFIRTAYMDVPLFNTRVGNDFYRIKRPLFVILNDDEDLRNDFARQISTWLAMAYPTWLVFFGNETKLADFFLEIYVPFDCKFMVAQSSANVIGREIITEVYQVDKGKELRSMQFGVWDLRDGLKGPKRGLFSRRNNLFGQNIRVTSVHDPPISLLHHNEQNEIIRISGFFGDVILLLQEAINCTFTYKEAKTWGSCLPDGSCTGAVGMLINNDVDFAATEFMMTSDRLDAISFTTPIYTTKCRAYIKRPATSDLKWNAYTAPFSADIWGAIVLFIILFSGSIVFIQRLFAFLSPYLPDDEHSRFTEILFFIVGAFCSQGMKQSTLDPIRMVQLIIHLAAVVILAAYSAALISYLAVKTFVMPFTTMDGLLKDGTYRFGVVGDSSDFTFFQNTSDKTLRVLFDEVLMKETGLPSNYLDGLERVCKEDKYAFMTLDNMAALLQQKVDCKLEKLDAISQTTIAMALQPNSPYRGIINANILQLRDNGILQRLLETQWSVQLSRENAKSSWKSVEIGDIVPLLLFIVAILFISFFICAIERVIFKNFPNHRMKQEVNKPQQPKINMILRR from the exons ATGCTGATTCTTCACAAATATCTGAGCATGACTCATTTTATACGCACTGCTTATATGGATGTTCCGTTGTTCAACACACGA GTTGGAAACGATTTTTATCGCATCAAGAGACCTTTGTTCGTCATACTAAACGACGATGAAGATTTGAGAAATGATTTTGCACGT cAAATTTCAACGTGGCTGGCGATGGCTTATCCCACTTGGCTGGTATTTTTCGGTAACGAGACCAAACTCGCAGATTTTTTCTTAGAGATTTATGTACCGTTTGACTGTAAGTTTATGGTGGCTCAGAGTAGCGCCAATGTAATCGGAAGAGAGATCATCACTGAAGTTTATCAAGTTGACAAAGGAAAAGAACTGCGATCAATGCAGTTCGGCGTATGGGATTTAAGGGATGGTCTGAAAGGTCCTAAACGTGGTTTATTTTCAAGaagaaataatctttttgGCCAAAATATACGTGTTACGTCGGTTCAC gaTCCTCCTATCAGTCTGCTTCATCATAATGAACAGAATGAGATAATAAGAATAAGTGGCTTTTTTGGGGATGTGATACTGCTTTTGCAGGAAGCAATAAATTGCAC ATTCACCTACAAGGAGGCCAAAACGTGGGGATCGTGTCTACCAGACGGTTCGTGTACAGGTGCTGTCGGGATGTTGATTAATAACGATGTCGACTTTGCGGCGACGGAGTTTATGATGACCTCGGATAGATTAGATGCTATCAGTTTTACAACGCCTATTTACACAACCAA ATGTCGTGCGTATATTAAAAGGCCTGCGACGTCCGATCTAAAATGGAATGCTTACACAGCACCGTTCTCCGCGGACATCTGGGGCGCCATCGTTTTATTCATCATACTTTTCAGTGGATCAATTGTGTTCATTCAGAGACTATTTGCATTTTTGTCCCCGTATCTTCCAGATGACGAACATTCAAGATTTAcagaaatcttattttttattgtaggAGCGTTTTGTAGTCAAG GTATGAAACAATCGACGTTGGATCCCATAAGAATGGTACAGTTGATAATTCATCTAGCGGCAGTTGTGATCTTAGCGGCGTATTCCGCTGCCTTGATTAGTTACCTTGCCgttaaaacttttgttatGCCCTTTACGACTATGGACGGTCTTTTGAAAGATGGAACTTATCGTTTCGGCGTGGTCGGTGACTCATCCGACTTTACTTTTTTCCAg AATACATCGGATAAAACATTGAGAGTGCTGTTCGATGAGGTATTAATGAAAGAAACTGGTTTGCCGAGTAATTATCTGGACGGTTTAGAGCGCGTTTGTAAGGAGGACAAATATGCCTTTATGACACTAGATAACATGGCAGCATTGCTGCAGCAGAAGGTAGACTGCAAGTTGGAGAAATTGGATGCCATCAGTCAGACCACCATAGCGATGGCTCTACAACCAAATAGCCCGTACCGTGGTATCATTAATGCAAA TATTCTTCAATTAAGGGACAATGGAATTTTGCAGCGTTTGTTGGAGACACAATGGTCGGTCCAGCTAAGCAGAGAGAAT gcaAAATCATCGTGGAAATCGGTGGAGATCGGCGACATAGTGCCATTGCTACTTTTTATAGTcgctatattatttattagctTTTTCATTTGCGCTATAGAACGCGTTATCTTCAAGAATTTTCCCAATCACCGAATGAAGCAAGAAGTAAATAAGCCACAGCAACCGAagataaatatgatattacgTCGCTAA
- the LOC105833018 gene encoding glutamate receptor ionotropic, delta-1 isoform X1, translating into MFCKLDLYSILGLIVLIWALFDLACGQLIRPVYVYEGLIKHIHDYFNNTCILLLHNPNKTGLESDQMLILHKYLSMTHFIRTAYMDVPLFNTRVGNDFYRIKRPLFVILNDDEDLRNDFARQISTWLAMAYPTWLVFFGNETKLADFFLEIYVPFDCKFMVAQSSANVIGREIITEVYQVDKGKELRSMQFGVWDLRDGLKGPKRGLFSRRNNLFGQNIRVTSVHDPPISLLHHNEQNEIIRISGFFGDVILLLQEAINCTFTYKEAKTWGSCLPDGSCTGAVGMLINNDVDFAATEFMMTSDRLDAISFTTPIYTTKCRAYIKRPATSDLKWNAYTAPFSADIWGAIVLFIILFSGSIVFIQRLFAFLSPYLPDDEHSRFTEILFFIVGAFCSQGMKQSTLDPIRMVQLIIHLAAVVILAAYSAALISYLAVKTFVMPFTTMDGLLKDGTYRFGVVGDSSDFTFFQNTSDKTLRVLFDEVLMKETGLPSNYLDGLERVCKEDKYAFMTLDNMAALLQQKVDCKLEKLDAISQTTIAMALQPNSPYRGIINANILQLRDNGILQRLLETQWSVQLSRENAKSSWKSVEIGDIVPLLLFIVAILFISFFICAIERVIFKNFPNHRMKQEVNKPQQPKINMILRR; encoded by the exons ATGTTTTGCAAGCTCGATCTTTATTCTATCTTAGGTTTAATCGTTCTCATATGGGCGTTATTTGATCTCGCGTGCGGTCAACTGATCAGGCCGGTTTACGTGTACGAAGGCTTGATTAAACATATACATGACTACTTTAATAACACATGCATCCTACTTCTGCATAATCCTAATAAAACAG GACTGGAAAGCGATCAAATGCTGATTCTTCACAAATATCTGAGCATGACTCATTTTATACGCACTGCTTATATGGATGTTCCGTTGTTCAACACACGA GTTGGAAACGATTTTTATCGCATCAAGAGACCTTTGTTCGTCATACTAAACGACGATGAAGATTTGAGAAATGATTTTGCACGT cAAATTTCAACGTGGCTGGCGATGGCTTATCCCACTTGGCTGGTATTTTTCGGTAACGAGACCAAACTCGCAGATTTTTTCTTAGAGATTTATGTACCGTTTGACTGTAAGTTTATGGTGGCTCAGAGTAGCGCCAATGTAATCGGAAGAGAGATCATCACTGAAGTTTATCAAGTTGACAAAGGAAAAGAACTGCGATCAATGCAGTTCGGCGTATGGGATTTAAGGGATGGTCTGAAAGGTCCTAAACGTGGTTTATTTTCAAGaagaaataatctttttgGCCAAAATATACGTGTTACGTCGGTTCAC gaTCCTCCTATCAGTCTGCTTCATCATAATGAACAGAATGAGATAATAAGAATAAGTGGCTTTTTTGGGGATGTGATACTGCTTTTGCAGGAAGCAATAAATTGCAC ATTCACCTACAAGGAGGCCAAAACGTGGGGATCGTGTCTACCAGACGGTTCGTGTACAGGTGCTGTCGGGATGTTGATTAATAACGATGTCGACTTTGCGGCGACGGAGTTTATGATGACCTCGGATAGATTAGATGCTATCAGTTTTACAACGCCTATTTACACAACCAA ATGTCGTGCGTATATTAAAAGGCCTGCGACGTCCGATCTAAAATGGAATGCTTACACAGCACCGTTCTCCGCGGACATCTGGGGCGCCATCGTTTTATTCATCATACTTTTCAGTGGATCAATTGTGTTCATTCAGAGACTATTTGCATTTTTGTCCCCGTATCTTCCAGATGACGAACATTCAAGATTTAcagaaatcttattttttattgtaggAGCGTTTTGTAGTCAAG GTATGAAACAATCGACGTTGGATCCCATAAGAATGGTACAGTTGATAATTCATCTAGCGGCAGTTGTGATCTTAGCGGCGTATTCCGCTGCCTTGATTAGTTACCTTGCCgttaaaacttttgttatGCCCTTTACGACTATGGACGGTCTTTTGAAAGATGGAACTTATCGTTTCGGCGTGGTCGGTGACTCATCCGACTTTACTTTTTTCCAg AATACATCGGATAAAACATTGAGAGTGCTGTTCGATGAGGTATTAATGAAAGAAACTGGTTTGCCGAGTAATTATCTGGACGGTTTAGAGCGCGTTTGTAAGGAGGACAAATATGCCTTTATGACACTAGATAACATGGCAGCATTGCTGCAGCAGAAGGTAGACTGCAAGTTGGAGAAATTGGATGCCATCAGTCAGACCACCATAGCGATGGCTCTACAACCAAATAGCCCGTACCGTGGTATCATTAATGCAAA TATTCTTCAATTAAGGGACAATGGAATTTTGCAGCGTTTGTTGGAGACACAATGGTCGGTCCAGCTAAGCAGAGAGAAT gcaAAATCATCGTGGAAATCGGTGGAGATCGGCGACATAGTGCCATTGCTACTTTTTATAGTcgctatattatttattagctTTTTCATTTGCGCTATAGAACGCGTTATCTTCAAGAATTTTCCCAATCACCGAATGAAGCAAGAAGTAAATAAGCCACAGCAACCGAagataaatatgatattacgTCGCTAA